In the Streptomyces sp. cg36 genome, one interval contains:
- a CDS encoding RICIN domain-containing protein, giving the protein MRIRSSAVAAFALAASLGTLLTTAPAQAAPKPDVTINIADGYCLDIPNGDVFNGQVVQQWPCNGSNAQRWNILDAGASHFKIQSVASPDYCLNNWSGNNNTGNYIKLFKNCDSADAAFNTIGNDGGSNYIRFQPMHATSNCVNMWGGQTQGAVARLYPCKEDAPNARFRLWMSGTV; this is encoded by the coding sequence ATGCGCATACGCTCTTCCGCCGTGGCCGCCTTCGCCTTGGCCGCCTCCCTCGGCACCCTGCTGACCACCGCCCCGGCCCAGGCGGCCCCGAAGCCCGACGTCACGATCAACATCGCGGACGGCTACTGCCTGGACATCCCGAACGGCGATGTTTTCAACGGGCAGGTCGTCCAGCAGTGGCCGTGCAACGGAAGCAACGCCCAGCGGTGGAACATCCTCGACGCAGGCGCCAGCCACTTCAAGATTCAGAGTGTTGCGTCGCCGGACTACTGTCTCAACAACTGGAGCGGCAACAACAACACGGGCAACTACATCAAGCTCTTCAAGAACTGCGACAGTGCCGACGCGGCCTTCAACACCATCGGCAACGACGGGGGCAGCAACTACATCCGGTTCCAGCCGATGCACGCGACGAGCAACTGCGTCAACATGTGGGGCGGCCAGACCCAGGGTGCGGTCGCGCGCCTCTACCCCTGCAAGGAGGACGCCCCCAACGCGCGCTTCCGCCTGTGGATGTCCGGCACCGTCTAG